From Daucus carota subsp. sativus chromosome 6, DH1 v3.0, whole genome shotgun sequence, the proteins below share one genomic window:
- the LOC108227386 gene encoding ubiquitin C-terminal hydrolase 13 isoform X2 gives MTLMTHQPLDQDDEEMLVPSSGLVEVQSLEGPQLLESPQPMEVVGQTEGTNAAENQVVEEPPQASRFTWTVDNFSRLNVKKQYSDTFVVGSYKWRVLIFPKGNNVDHLSMYLDVADSGSLPYGWSRYAQFSLAVINQIQPKFTVKKDTQHQFHARESDWGFTSFMPLSDLYDPNKGFLLNDTCIIEADVAVRKVTDFWTYDSKKETGYVGLKNQGATCYMNSLLQFLFHIPYFRKAVYHMPTTESDMPSGSIPLALQSLFYKLQFNETSVSTKELTKSFGWDTYDSFLQHDVQELNRVLSEKLEDKMKGTVVEGTIQKLFEGHHMNYIECINVNFKSTRKESFYDLQLDVKGCADIYASFDKYVEVERLEGDNKYHAEEHGLQDAKKGVLFIDFPPVLQLQLKRFEYDFMRDTMVKINDRYEFPLELDLDRENGKYLSPDADRSVRNLYTLHSVLVHSGGVHGGHYYAFIRPTLSEQWYKFEDERVTKEDMKKALEEQYGGEEELPPTSPGYNNAPFKFTKYSNAYMLVYVRESDKEKVFCDVDEKDIAEHLRIRLKKEREEKEDKRKYKAQAHLYTIIKVAHDDDLREQIGKDIYFDLVDHDRVHNFRIQKQMSFVQFKEEVAKEFGIPVQCQRFWYWAKRQNHTYRPNRPLTPQEELQSVGQLREQSNKLHNAELKLFLEVERGQDLCPLPPPDKTKDDILLFFKLYDPKREELRYVGRLYVKSTGKPVEILKRLNELAGFDPDEEIELYEEVKFEPCVMCDRLDMRASFRMSQIEDGDIICFQKIANLQSEEEYRYPDVPSFLEYVKNRQIVHIRSLERPKEDDFSLELSKLHTYDDVVERVAQKLGVEDPSKIRLTPHNCYSQQPKPHPIKYRAAEHLLDMLVHYNQISDILYYEVLDIPLPELQCLKTLKVAFYRASENEPDIHNIRLPKQSTVEDVLNEIKTRAELSHPSAELRLLEVFYHKIYKIFPLNEKIENINDQYWTLRAEEIPEEEKNIGPHDRLIHVYHFTKDTAAQNQMQIQNFGEPFFLVIHEGETLSEVKVRVQKKLQISDEEFSKWRFAFLSLGRPEYLLDSDIVSSRFQKKDVYGAWEQYLGLEHSDNTPKRPFTANQNRHTYEKAIKIYN, from the exons ATGACTCTGATGACTCATCAGCCGTTGGAT CAAGATGATGAGGAGATGCTGGTGCCGAGTTCGGGGCTAGTTGAAGTTCAGAGCCTAGAAGGGCCTCAGCTTTTGGAAAGTCCTCAGCCTATGGAAG TGGTAGGGCAAACAGAAGGTACTAATGCAGCAGAGAATCAAGTGGTTGAGGAGCCGCCGCAGGCTTCTAGGTTTACATGGACTGTCGATAACTTTTCAAGGCTGAATGTTAAGAAACAGTATTCCGACACTTTTGTTGTTGGTAGCTATAAATG GCGTGTACTTATCTTTCCCAAGGGAAATAATGTGGACCACTTGTCAATGTACTTAGATGTGGCAGATTCAGGATCTTTGCCTTATGGGTGGAGCAGATATGCACAGTTCAGCTTGGCTGTGATTAATCAAATTCAGCCAAAGTTCACGGTGAAAAAGG ATACACAGCATCAATTCCATGCCAGGGAAAGTGATTGGGGTTTCACATCATTCATGCCGCTTAGCGACCTATATGACCCTAATAAAGGTTTTCTTTTGAATGATACTTGCATCATTGAAGCTGATGTTGCTGTGCGTAAGGTCACAGACTTTTGGACGTATGATTCAAAGAAGGAAACAGGTTACGTTGGCCTTAAAAATCAAGGAGCAACTTGTTACATGAATTCGCTCCTACAATTTTTATTCCATATACCATACTTCAGGAAG GCGGTTTATCATATGCCAACAACTGAGAGTGACATGCCTTCTGGAAGCATTCCTCTGGCTCTTCAGAGTTTGTTTTATAAGCTTCAGTTTAATGAGACCAGTGTTTCTAcgaaagaattaacaaagtcTTTTGGTTGGGATACATATGATTCTTTCTTGCAGCATGATGTTCAAGAACTTAATAGAGTCTTGAGTGAAAAGCTTGAAGACAAAATGAAG GGAACGGTTGTAGAAGGGACAATACAGAAACTTTTCGAAGGGCACCACATGAATTATATCGAGTGCATTAACGTGAACTTTAAGTCCACCAGGAAAGAATCTTTTTATG ATCTACAACTTGATGTGAAGGGATGTGCGGATATATATGCTTCTTTTGACAAATATGTGGAGGTTGAACGTCTTGAGGGCGATAACAAGTATCATGCTGAAGAACATGGTTTACAG GATGCTAAGAAAGGCGTTTTATTCATCGACTTTCCTCCGGTTCTTCAATTGCAGTTAAAGCGGTTTGAATATGATTTTATGCGAGATACTATGGTTAAG ATTAATGACAGATATGAATTCCCGTTGGAACTTGATCTAGATCGGGAAAATGGTAAATATTTGTCACCCGATGCAGATAGAAGTGTTCGCAATCTTTACACTCTTCATAG TGTTTTGGTCCATAGTGGTGGGGTGCATGGAGGGCACTATTATGCATTTATCAGACCAACCCTCTCTGAACAATG GTACAAATTTGAAGATGAGCGTGTCACGAAAGAGGATATGAAGAAAGCCTTAGAGGAGCAATATGGTGGCGAGGAAGAG TTGCCTCCGACCAGTCCCGGTTACAATAATGCTCCATTTAAGTTTACAAAGTATTCGAACGCATACATGCTTGTTTATGTGCGTGAAAGTGACAAGGAGAAGGTATTTTGTGACGTTGATGAGAAGGACATCGCCGAGCACCTCAGG ATAAGGctgaaaaaagaaagagaagaaaaggaggataaaagaaaatataaagcaCAAGCACATCTTTATACTATTATCAAG GTTGCTCATGATGATGATTTGAGGGAGCAGATCGGCAAGGATATCTATTTTGATCTTGTTGATCATGACAGGGTTCATAATTTTCGTATTCAAAAGCAGATGTCTTTTGTCCAATTTAAG GAAGAGGTTGCCAAAGAATTTGGTATACCAGTTCAGTGTCAACGTTTCTGGTACTGGGCAAAGAGGCAAAATCACACATACCGCCCAAATCGACCTTTGACACCTCAGGAGGAATTGCAGTCG GTTGGACAGTTGAGGGAACAATCTAATAAGTTGCACAATGCAGAGCTGAAGTTGTTTTTGGAAGTCGAACGAGGACAG GACCTGTGCCCTCTACCACCACCTGACAAGACTAAGGATGATATACTTCTGTTCTTCAAGCTTTATGATCCTAAGAGAGAAGAGCTTAG ATATGTTGGTCGGCTTTATGTGAAGAGTACAGGGAAGCCAGTTGAAATCCTGAAACGATTGAATGAATTAGCAGGTTTTGATCCCGATGAAGAAATTGAACTATACGAG GAAGTTAAATTCGAACCTTGTGTTATGTGTGACCGCCTTGACATGAGAGCTTCATTTCGAATGAGCCAG ATTGAAGATGGAGATATTATTTGCTTTCAGAAGATCGCTAATCTTCAGAGTGAAGAAGAATACAGATACCCTGATGTTCCTTCTTTTCTGGAATATGTGAAGAATCGACAG ATTGTTCATATTCGATCTCTCGAGAGACCTAAGGAGGATGATTTCTCTTTAGAATT GTCCAAGTTGCATACTTATGATGATGTGGTTGAAAGAGTGGCACAAAAACTTGGTGTTGAGGATCCTTCGAAAATCAGGCTCACTCCTCACAACTGCTACTCTCAGCAACCTAAACCCCATCCTATTAAATATCGAGCAGCAGAGCATTTATTAGACATGCTGGTTCACTACAATCAG ATATCTGATATTTTGTATTATGAAGTGCTGGATATTCCTTTGCCAGAGCTACAGTGTCTAAAGACTCTTAAAGTTGCTTTTTATCGTGCATCTGAGAATGAG CCTGATATCCACAACATTCGACTGCCTAAACAGAGCACAGTTGAAGATGTGCTGAACGAAATCAAGACTAGG GCGGAGCTGTCTCATCCCAGTGCAGAACTCAGACTACTTGAGGTGTTCTACCACAAGATCTACAAG ATCTTTCCTCTAAAtgagaaaattgaaaatatcaATGATCAGTACTGGACATTGCGAGCAGAAGAG ATTCCAGAAGAAGAGAAAAACATTGGACCACATGATCGTTTAATTCATGTTTATCACTTCACTAAAGATACTGCAGCCCAGAACCAAATG CAAATTCAAAACTTTGGGGAGCCATTTTTCTTGGTCATCCATGAAGGTGAAACTTTGTCAGAAGTCAAGGTGCGGGTTCAAAAGAAATTGCAAATTTCAGACGAGGAGTTCTCGAAG TGGAGATTTGCGTTCTTATCTTTGGGTAGGCCAGAGTATCTGCTAGACTCAGACATTGTATCTAGCCGTTTCCAG AAAAAGGATGTGTACGGTGCTTGGGAGCAATACCTGGGGCTGGAGCATTCTGATAATACTCCAAAAAGGCCTTTTACTGCAAATCAG AATCGTCATACATATGAGAAGGCGATCAAGATATACAATTAG
- the LOC108227386 gene encoding ubiquitin C-terminal hydrolase 13 isoform X1 has product MTLMTHQPLDQDDEEMLVPSSGLVEVQSLEGPQLLESPQPMEVVGQTEGTNAAENQVVEEPPQASRFTWTVDNFSRLNVKKQYSDTFVVGSYKWRVLIFPKGNNVDHLSMYLDVADSGSLPYGWSRYAQFSLAVINQIQPKFTVKKDTQHQFHARESDWGFTSFMPLSDLYDPNKGFLLNDTCIIEADVAVRKVTDFWTYDSKKETGYVGLKNQGATCYMNSLLQFLFHIPYFRKAVYHMPTTESDMPSGSIPLALQSLFYKLQFNETSVSTKELTKSFGWDTYDSFLQHDVQELNRVLSEKLEDKMKGTVVEGTIQKLFEGHHMNYIECINVNFKSTRKESFYDLQLDVKGCADIYASFDKYVEVERLEGDNKYHAEEHGLQDAKKGVLFIDFPPVLQLQLKRFEYDFMRDTMVKINDRYEFPLELDLDRENGKYLSPDADRSVRNLYTLHSVLVHSGGVHGGHYYAFIRPTLSEQWYKFEDERVTKEDMKKALEEQYGGEEELPPTSPGYNNAPFKFTKYSNAYMLVYVRESDKEKVFCDVDEKDIAEHLRIRLKKEREEKEDKRKYKAQAHLYTIIKVAHDDDLREQIGKDIYFDLVDHDRVHNFRIQKQMSFVQFKEEVAKEFGIPVQCQRFWYWAKRQNHTYRPNRPLTPQEELQSVGQLREQSNKLHNAELKLFLEVERGQDLCPLPPPDKTKDDILLFFKLYDPKREELRYVGRLYVKSTGKPVEILKRLNELAGFDPDEEIELYEEVKFEPCVMCDRLDMRASFRMSQIEDGDIICFQKIANLQSEEEYRYPDVPSFLEYVKNRQIVHIRSLERPKEDDFSLELSKLHTYDDVVERVAQKLGVEDPSKIRLTPHNCYSQQPKPHPIKYRAAEHLLDMLVHYNQISDILYYEVLDIPLPELQCLKTLKVAFYRASENEVCLKQPDIHNIRLPKQSTVEDVLNEIKTRAELSHPSAELRLLEVFYHKIYKIFPLNEKIENINDQYWTLRAEEIPEEEKNIGPHDRLIHVYHFTKDTAAQNQMQIQNFGEPFFLVIHEGETLSEVKVRVQKKLQISDEEFSKWRFAFLSLGRPEYLLDSDIVSSRFQKKDVYGAWEQYLGLEHSDNTPKRPFTANQNRHTYEKAIKIYN; this is encoded by the exons ATGACTCTGATGACTCATCAGCCGTTGGAT CAAGATGATGAGGAGATGCTGGTGCCGAGTTCGGGGCTAGTTGAAGTTCAGAGCCTAGAAGGGCCTCAGCTTTTGGAAAGTCCTCAGCCTATGGAAG TGGTAGGGCAAACAGAAGGTACTAATGCAGCAGAGAATCAAGTGGTTGAGGAGCCGCCGCAGGCTTCTAGGTTTACATGGACTGTCGATAACTTTTCAAGGCTGAATGTTAAGAAACAGTATTCCGACACTTTTGTTGTTGGTAGCTATAAATG GCGTGTACTTATCTTTCCCAAGGGAAATAATGTGGACCACTTGTCAATGTACTTAGATGTGGCAGATTCAGGATCTTTGCCTTATGGGTGGAGCAGATATGCACAGTTCAGCTTGGCTGTGATTAATCAAATTCAGCCAAAGTTCACGGTGAAAAAGG ATACACAGCATCAATTCCATGCCAGGGAAAGTGATTGGGGTTTCACATCATTCATGCCGCTTAGCGACCTATATGACCCTAATAAAGGTTTTCTTTTGAATGATACTTGCATCATTGAAGCTGATGTTGCTGTGCGTAAGGTCACAGACTTTTGGACGTATGATTCAAAGAAGGAAACAGGTTACGTTGGCCTTAAAAATCAAGGAGCAACTTGTTACATGAATTCGCTCCTACAATTTTTATTCCATATACCATACTTCAGGAAG GCGGTTTATCATATGCCAACAACTGAGAGTGACATGCCTTCTGGAAGCATTCCTCTGGCTCTTCAGAGTTTGTTTTATAAGCTTCAGTTTAATGAGACCAGTGTTTCTAcgaaagaattaacaaagtcTTTTGGTTGGGATACATATGATTCTTTCTTGCAGCATGATGTTCAAGAACTTAATAGAGTCTTGAGTGAAAAGCTTGAAGACAAAATGAAG GGAACGGTTGTAGAAGGGACAATACAGAAACTTTTCGAAGGGCACCACATGAATTATATCGAGTGCATTAACGTGAACTTTAAGTCCACCAGGAAAGAATCTTTTTATG ATCTACAACTTGATGTGAAGGGATGTGCGGATATATATGCTTCTTTTGACAAATATGTGGAGGTTGAACGTCTTGAGGGCGATAACAAGTATCATGCTGAAGAACATGGTTTACAG GATGCTAAGAAAGGCGTTTTATTCATCGACTTTCCTCCGGTTCTTCAATTGCAGTTAAAGCGGTTTGAATATGATTTTATGCGAGATACTATGGTTAAG ATTAATGACAGATATGAATTCCCGTTGGAACTTGATCTAGATCGGGAAAATGGTAAATATTTGTCACCCGATGCAGATAGAAGTGTTCGCAATCTTTACACTCTTCATAG TGTTTTGGTCCATAGTGGTGGGGTGCATGGAGGGCACTATTATGCATTTATCAGACCAACCCTCTCTGAACAATG GTACAAATTTGAAGATGAGCGTGTCACGAAAGAGGATATGAAGAAAGCCTTAGAGGAGCAATATGGTGGCGAGGAAGAG TTGCCTCCGACCAGTCCCGGTTACAATAATGCTCCATTTAAGTTTACAAAGTATTCGAACGCATACATGCTTGTTTATGTGCGTGAAAGTGACAAGGAGAAGGTATTTTGTGACGTTGATGAGAAGGACATCGCCGAGCACCTCAGG ATAAGGctgaaaaaagaaagagaagaaaaggaggataaaagaaaatataaagcaCAAGCACATCTTTATACTATTATCAAG GTTGCTCATGATGATGATTTGAGGGAGCAGATCGGCAAGGATATCTATTTTGATCTTGTTGATCATGACAGGGTTCATAATTTTCGTATTCAAAAGCAGATGTCTTTTGTCCAATTTAAG GAAGAGGTTGCCAAAGAATTTGGTATACCAGTTCAGTGTCAACGTTTCTGGTACTGGGCAAAGAGGCAAAATCACACATACCGCCCAAATCGACCTTTGACACCTCAGGAGGAATTGCAGTCG GTTGGACAGTTGAGGGAACAATCTAATAAGTTGCACAATGCAGAGCTGAAGTTGTTTTTGGAAGTCGAACGAGGACAG GACCTGTGCCCTCTACCACCACCTGACAAGACTAAGGATGATATACTTCTGTTCTTCAAGCTTTATGATCCTAAGAGAGAAGAGCTTAG ATATGTTGGTCGGCTTTATGTGAAGAGTACAGGGAAGCCAGTTGAAATCCTGAAACGATTGAATGAATTAGCAGGTTTTGATCCCGATGAAGAAATTGAACTATACGAG GAAGTTAAATTCGAACCTTGTGTTATGTGTGACCGCCTTGACATGAGAGCTTCATTTCGAATGAGCCAG ATTGAAGATGGAGATATTATTTGCTTTCAGAAGATCGCTAATCTTCAGAGTGAAGAAGAATACAGATACCCTGATGTTCCTTCTTTTCTGGAATATGTGAAGAATCGACAG ATTGTTCATATTCGATCTCTCGAGAGACCTAAGGAGGATGATTTCTCTTTAGAATT GTCCAAGTTGCATACTTATGATGATGTGGTTGAAAGAGTGGCACAAAAACTTGGTGTTGAGGATCCTTCGAAAATCAGGCTCACTCCTCACAACTGCTACTCTCAGCAACCTAAACCCCATCCTATTAAATATCGAGCAGCAGAGCATTTATTAGACATGCTGGTTCACTACAATCAG ATATCTGATATTTTGTATTATGAAGTGCTGGATATTCCTTTGCCAGAGCTACAGTGTCTAAAGACTCTTAAAGTTGCTTTTTATCGTGCATCTGAGAATGAGGTGTGCCTTAAACAG CCTGATATCCACAACATTCGACTGCCTAAACAGAGCACAGTTGAAGATGTGCTGAACGAAATCAAGACTAGG GCGGAGCTGTCTCATCCCAGTGCAGAACTCAGACTACTTGAGGTGTTCTACCACAAGATCTACAAG ATCTTTCCTCTAAAtgagaaaattgaaaatatcaATGATCAGTACTGGACATTGCGAGCAGAAGAG ATTCCAGAAGAAGAGAAAAACATTGGACCACATGATCGTTTAATTCATGTTTATCACTTCACTAAAGATACTGCAGCCCAGAACCAAATG CAAATTCAAAACTTTGGGGAGCCATTTTTCTTGGTCATCCATGAAGGTGAAACTTTGTCAGAAGTCAAGGTGCGGGTTCAAAAGAAATTGCAAATTTCAGACGAGGAGTTCTCGAAG TGGAGATTTGCGTTCTTATCTTTGGGTAGGCCAGAGTATCTGCTAGACTCAGACATTGTATCTAGCCGTTTCCAG AAAAAGGATGTGTACGGTGCTTGGGAGCAATACCTGGGGCTGGAGCATTCTGATAATACTCCAAAAAGGCCTTTTACTGCAAATCAG AATCGTCATACATATGAGAAGGCGATCAAGATATACAATTAG
- the LOC108226849 gene encoding uncharacterized protein LOC108226849 yields MESTTVVEPMELPPELKKPLVLVPEREQKKKLKVLVAVDDSELSFYALRWALDNLFKNPGSGQASTETSEQDSDTITVAHVMAPYHHYVFPAAGPGPVYAANNVVQSVRKGQSEIAAGILGRAMKLCKEKNVKAESLLLEGDPKDMICQIVQEIHVDLLVLGSRGLGMIKRAFLGSVSDYCVHHAKCPVLIVRPPRESTHPQKSGE; encoded by the exons ATGGAGAGCACAACAGTTGTTGAGCCTATGGAGCTGCCACCGGAGTTGAAGAAGCCACTAGTCCTTGTGCCGGAGAGGGAACAGAAGAAGAAGCTAAAGGTGTTGGTCGCTGTGGATGACAGTGAGTTGAGCTTCTATGCTCTCCGGTGGGCTCTTGACAATCTCTTCAAAAACCCGGGCTCTGGTCAAGCTTCAACGGAGACGAGCGAGCAGGATTCTGATACGATTACAGTAGCTCATGTCATGGCACCTTACCACCACTATGTCTTTCCTGCAGCTGGACCTG GGCCGGTGTACGCAGCAAACAATGTGGTGCAATCAGTAAGGAAGGGGCAGTCGGAAATAGCAGCAGGGATACTTGGCCGTGCTATGAAACTGTGCAAAGAGAAGAATGTAAAAGCGGAGAGTTTGCTACTTGAAGGGGACCCCAAGGACATGATTTGTCAAATTGTTCAGGAGATTCACGTTGATCTTCTTGTTTTGGGCAGTCGTGGACTTGGAATGATCAAAAG GGCATTTTTGGGAAGTGTGAGTGATTACTGTGTGCACCATGCAAAATGTCCGGTCCTCATCGTGAGACCGCCCAGGGAATCCACTCATCCTCAGAAGTCCGGGGAGTAG